The window TTCGACCCCGACACCACGAACTACGTGGACCTGGGCCCCGAGAACTCACGCCGCTTCCGGGCACTGAAGGTGTGGCTACAGCTCCAGCAGATGGGGCGGGAGGGTGTCGTGGAGTGCATCGCCGAGGATTGTGCCTTGGCCCGCACCATCCACCAGCAGGCCGGCGAGCATCCGGATCTGGAGACGTACACGCGGAGCCTCAGCATCGCGACCTTCCGCTTCGTCCCGCCGGACCTGCGGACCCGACTGGGGGAGCCGGACGTGGAGGCGACGCTGAACGAGCTGAACGAGCAGATCCTCGCTGCCGTGAATCACGACGGCAGGGCCTTCCTGTCCAACGCGGTCGTCCGCGGACGGTTTCTGCTCCGGGCCTGCGTCGTGAACTTCCGCACGGGGACCGAGGACTGTCAGGCCCTGGTGGACGAGGTGGCGCGAGTGGGAAGGAACCTCTGGGCGGAGGCCTCGGTCACGCTGGCGTAGTGGTCGGCTGGTTGGGGGCCTGCCGGCCAGGCCGCGCAGCCCAGAGAGCCATCGCCACACTGGCCAGGCCGAGTACCCAGCCGGTGGCCGCCAGAGGCCGCTGGTCGGGGAAGCGGACCGCGATCCCCGTGAGCGCCCAGCCCACCACCAGTCCGAACGTCACGTCCCTGCGCTTCAGCGCAAAGACAACGGCCAGCCCCGTCGCGGCGGCCATGAAGACCATGGCCCAGGTGGGACCCGGCAGGCCGAGGCCGTTCCACCCCAACACCTGCAACAGCTGCGCAGTGTTTGAGATGGTGGCGACCGAGATCCAGGCCAGGTAGACCCCGAACGGCAGGGACACGAACCACCAGTCCCCACGCCTGGGGCGGAGACCACCGACGTGGACACGCCCGTAGAGGAAGATCAGGTCCACCAGCAAGCCGATCATCAACGTCCAGGCGAGCAAAAAGCGCTCGAACGAGAAGGCCATGAGCCAGGCGGCGTTCAGCGCGGCGTTGATGGTCCAGAGCCAGCGCACCCGCTCCACGGTCGCCCGCGAAGCGGGCCGCGGAAGCGCCTGGTACACGACGAAGCCCAAGAGCCCGGCATAGATCAGGCTCCAGATGCCGAAGACGTAGTCGGCCGGCAGAAAGTAGGTGGGGTCGCGATTGGCGAGCTCGCCGATGGAGCGACCGCTGAGGGCCCCCGTGGCGGCCAAGCCATTGAGGACGACGACACCCACGAACGCGAGACCGTTCAGGACGGTGAAGGCACGGCCGGTCATGTTCCCCCCCATTCCTCCAGCCGGCATGTGCCGCTCACCATCGCGCCGGCCCGGTCGGTGCCGGTCCGCCCGTTCAGTTCGCCGGCTCGAAGTCCGGGAACACGTCCTTCAGCACCGCGACAGCCCGTTCCGCTTCCGTGGCGGAAACCAGCAGCCGGGCCGGGTTGGCGAAGGCAAGCCCCACCTCCATGCCCCCCACGTCGTCGATGGACAGCTGGGACGGGATACCAGCGTTGTCGAGGAACCCCTTGGCGAGCTCCGCCTCGTGGCGGTATCCGTAGCGCGCGATCGTGACCAGGTCGGTCATGGTACCTCCTCGCTCGATGGACGCCTGGTTCTACCCGCTGGAATCCCGGAGGATTCGGAGAACGTGAACAACCCCACCCCGCCGCGCGTCCTCGAGGTCTGCGTCGAAACCCGCGACGACCTGGAGGCCGCCCTGGCGGGCGGCGCCGACCGGATCGAGCTCAATCGTGACCTGGCCCAGGACGGCCTGACGCCGGGCGCGGGGGCCGTGTCGTGGGCCCGTGCCCGAACCGAGCTGCCGCTCATCGTGATGATCCGGCCGCATCACCGCGGATTCGTCTACTCCGCGCAAGAGGTTCATGCGATGGTGGAGGCAATGGCTACCCTCTCCGCGCTCGGAGTCGACGGCTACGCGGTCGGTCCGCTCACGGCCGAAGGCACCGTGGATGCCTCGGCCCTGAAGACTCTGGTCGCTGCGGCGGCGGGTCTCGACGTCGTGTACCATCGCGCCTTCGATCACGTCGCCGATCGGAGCCGCGGGCTCGAGACGCTCATCGATCACGGTGTGGTCCGCGTGCTCACGTCCGGGGGGGCACCCTCGGCGGTCGAGGGCGTGCACCGCATCGCGGACCTCGTCGTTCGCGCCGCGGAACGCATCGAGATCCTCCCCGGCGGCGGCATCACTCCCAGCAATGCCGACGCGATCCTCCGCGGCACGGGGTGCACGCAACTCCACGGAACCTTCCGCCTGGGAGGGATGTGCACGGACGCCGCCGCCGTGGCCCAGGTACGGCAGCTCCTGCACGCGTGACGGCGGCGGCACTGGCCGTGAGGCGGGGAGCGGCACGGCCGGCAGGGGCGACACCGCATTTTGCGACCAACGTAGACCCCTGAGGTCCCCGGCCTCCACGACGAGCTCGACCCGGTGGGGTCCCAGGATCACGGTGCGGGTCGGCGACTCCCCGCAGCCAGGCAGTCGGAGGTCCTCCTGCCCGAACGCCGTCCGCACAGCGTTCTCGATCGACTTCGCGAACTCGTGGGCATCGCCCTCTGCGCAACCACACTGATATCGGCAGTCTCCCTGCAGGAGGATGTGCGCGAACTCCGCGATCTCGTGCGCGACCACGGTTTCCTGCGTGATTGCCCACGGAGGAGCTCCGTCCGAAGGAAGCCATCCGTCACGTGTTCCCTGGAAGCGTGGGAACTGCTCCACGTCACCCCGATCCAGTTCGAGCACCGCCAGTGGTACCGGACCGGAACCGCCGAGTTGGAGTGGCGCCCGCACGGTACCGAGCAACACGCCACGGCGGCTCGCCTGCACCCGTATCGCGGGTGCTGACCCAGGAGAGCCCTGGACGGCGGCGAGTCGCTCCCAGAGCGCGGCGAAGTCGGCTGACCGCTCGTTCAGCGTGCGGATATGGGCAGCCAGCCATCCGACGTCTTCGTGCGAGCCTTCGAGGGGCACCTGCCCGCCGAGCGGAGCGGCCGCAACGAAGGCCCACACGAAGACGATCGAGAGCGAAACCCGCGGCCTACCCTTCCCCGACCCCGTGAAGGGATGCGCTGGACGTCGCACGGCTTGCTCCATTTCGGCGCTCAGCGACCCCGGGGCTCCAGGTCGACGGTGTTCGTATAGGCGAGCGTGATATCCGCGGCAGTGCTGAAGCCGATCTGGGGTCCGAATGAGAATCCGACATAGTTGTCACCCCCGACGTTCACGCTGCCGAACACCTCGATGGGGAGTGCGAGGCCCCGGCTCATCTCCCCCGAGAACCACGGACCCACCGAGCCCGTGAATACGCGCTCGAGCAACCCCGTACCCGACAGTGACCAGCCGTGACCCACGAGATCTGCCCTGGACACATCGAAGGGGATGTAGACGAGGCGCATGCTGGACGAAACACCACCTCCCTTCATGACGCCCGCTCCACCCGAGAAGTACGGAAGCGCAGCCTCGTCCCCGGCCAGCTTGAAAAGCACGCCGTACGACAGTTGCAGGTTGGCTGGCAAGCCGCCCCCTACGTCCACGACGGTATGCACGAACCCGAGCCAGCCAGGGGCCGCGGCCGATTCTCCCACGTACCCTCCTCCGCCCTGGGCAACCATCGCGGCGGCCGCGCGCAACGCCTCTCGGGTGCCAGCGTCACCGCATACCGCTGCCAGGACGGCCTCCGGTGCAACCTGCATGTCTCGGCCCGTTTCCAAGAGACGAACGAGCATCGACCCGAACTGGGGATCGGCGTTCAAGATCGGGCGGAGCAGGTTGTCCAGGTCCGGCTGGAACATCCCGATCACGTCCTGCGTCGAAACGGTTTCGGACGGAAGGCCGACCGACTGCAGAAACTGCGTCTGCGCGGCCTCCAACTCTCCCGACACCTGACCAAGCAGGCCGACGACGCTGCTGGCCCCCCGACTCAACTCGCTTCCGACGCTGCACCAATTGAGTTGGGACAGGTCGTGCACGAACCCCATCCCCGCGTCGTAGGCACTCTGTCCAACCTCCCAGATTCCCTCGGCAAGATCGTTCCCCCCATCGATGACCACGTCCACTACTGGACTCCAATCGGGCACCTCCCCGACGCCCCTCCCGTAGGTGGACTTGAGGTACCAGTCGAACAGCGAGCTGTAGCAGGTGGCGCCGTGGTCGTCGTAGCCACCGCGGCAATAGGCCCAGCAAACCGGGCCCACTCCGTAGTAGCCCTGGTCGCAGGTGGGATAGCAGAGGGCCCCGTCGAGCTCGGTCCCCGGGCGGCAACTCTGTGCCTCTGCGCCGTCAGGGGCAGCGAGGCCCGTGATCATGAGAAGTCCGGCCAGCAACAAGCACCGCCGCAGAATGGTCGCCATGTCCAACCTCCGCTCACCTCGTGGAAGGGGTCCGACAACCCTTTCACGAGATTCGCGGCCGCCCGCGGTTCACGGGGCCCGGATGAACCTCGGACCACGCCGGATTTCGTGCTTGAGGCAGGGGCCGGACTCCAGGCCGGACCCCGTTGTAGCCCCTCGAGCCCCGGCGGAGGCGATCATGTGCTACCAGGCTCCACTCAATCGGCTCAGCCTGTGCGTGCGAGTCCTGTGGCTCGCGGCCCTGATCGCGGGGACGTTCCTGCTCTAGACGGCGCGCCCCAAACGCCGGGCCACGTCGCCCGCCCGAGGCCGCGCCGCCGGATCCACTGCGAGGCATTCGCTCAGAGCCCGTCTCAGCCGGAGCGCCTCCTCGCCCGTTCGCCCTTCCGGTACGAGAATGGGCGCACCCGCCCGGATGGCCTGCACGGTCTCGCGCATGGTCGGATGGCGGAAAGGATGACACCCGAGCGCCTCGAGCAGCAGCACACCCAGACTGAAGATGTCACTGGCAGGGCCCACGTCCGAGCCCGTCAGCTGCTCCGGAGACATGTATTCGAGCGTGCCCACGGTGACGCCCGCCGCGGTCTGGACCACACCCTCGTGGCGGGCCGCGCCGAAGTCGAACAGCCGCAGGAGCGGCCGAGACGCGCAGTACACGTTCGCCGGCTTGAGATCGCGGTGCACGACCCCCAGTGCATGGGCTTCGGCCAGTGCCTCCGCCAGTGCCGCTCCTCCCTCGGCAAGCTCCGCCTCGGGGAGCGGACCCCGCTTCAGTCTGTCCCGTAGCGACTCCCCCTCGAGCAGCTCCAGCGCCAGGAAGGGGCTCCCTGCTGGGGTGCGTCCCCGGGACCGCAACCTCGCCACGGCCGGGTGCCGGAGCCGCACCAGAGCATCGCCCTCCAGCTCCAGTCGCCGGTGCACGTCTTCGGTCGTCCACCCGCCCGGTGTCGCTCCGGCGATCTTGAGGGCGACCGCAGTGCCCGTGGCGAGCTCGATGGCGCGATAGACCTCGCACACGCCACCGCCGATGCGTCGTTCGATCCGGTACCCCGGGACAGCGATCTCCGCCGGGACAGGTAACTGATCCTGCGGCATCCCCTCTTCACTCAACATGGACTGGAGCGAGGCGGGGTCGATGGACACCCGACTGCGCACCGCGATGTCCTCCTGCAGCCATTGGCGCGCGTGGATCCACGCCCGCTTCACGGTGGACAACGAGATCCCGAGGGCTTCCGCGGTCTCCTCCGACGTCATGTCTCCAAAGAAGCGGCACTCGATCACACGAGCCTCGCGCTCGTGCTCCACCTCGAGTCGATCCAGGCTTTCGTCGAGCGCCACGAGCACGTCGGCTGTCGACTCCGAGAAGGATGGTCCGCCCCCGAGCAGGTGTGCCGCCTCCAGGCTGACATGCTCCACTGCCCCGCCGCGCTTCTCCGTCTGCCGCGCACGCGCATAGTCGATGAGAAGTTGGCGCATGGCGCGCGAGGCCACTGCGAGAAAATGGCTCCGATGCGTTCCGTGCCCCGACCCACCCTGACTCAGCTTCAGATAGGTCTCATGCACCAGCACCGTGGTCGAGACCGTGTTGTGCCCACTCCAGCGAGCTCGGTGGCGGTGGGCGATCTCTCGGAGCTCGGCGTAGACCAGAGGGATGAGTCGGTCCAACGCCGTGCGCTCCCCGCCGGCCCATTGGGCCAAGAGCAGATCGACTTCGGAGATGGGATCTGTGGGCATGGAGTCTGGGCGTAGGGACCGTGGGTTGGCGTTGTGGCTCAGTTCATCGTGTCCGACACCGTCCCCATGCCGAACCACCCGGCATCCAACCTGAAGCGGGGGACCTCGACGCGAAACTCCTCACCGTCTGGTCGCACGAACGTGTAATGCCCCTCCATGGCCCCTCGCGGCGAGCGCAACACGCAGAAGCTCTGATACCGGTGCACCGCACCGGGCTCGAGGGTGGGTTGCACCCCGATGACGCCGTCGCCGTCGACCTCGGTATCAGGCCCGCCCTCGTCCTCGATGGTCCAGTGGCGTCGCAGGAGCGTGCCCGTGGCGACGCCCATGTTCTCGATCTCGATGTCGTAGGTGAAGACGAACCGACCGCGAGACGGATCCGACTCCGAGAGGACGAACCTGGGCTGCACACCGACCCGCATGCCGTGGGTGACCTGTTCGACGTACATCATCTGGACCGCCCCATCTCTCGGAATGTCCAAGCGGATCTTGGTTGAAAAGCTGCTCTCCGGCCCGCCGAGCGGCTCTCACCGCTCCGGCGCCGCATGTGGTAGATTCTCGTCGCGCCCACTTCCCCCGACCAGAGCTCATGAGCCCAGCGCCTGTTCTCCCGCCGCTTCCCACCTGGGAGGCCATCCGCTACCTGGTTCCCCTCAAGGAGGGGGGCTCGCTGCCGGCCGTCGTGGAAACCGAGGGCGGTGGGCTGTTCGTGGTCAAGTTCCGAGGCGCCGGTCAGGGCGCCAAGGCCTTGATCGCGGAGCTGATCGTCGCGCGACTGGCCGCCGCCCTCGAGCTCCCCGTTCCGGAGGTGGCGCTCATCGAGCTGACGCACGACTTCGGACGCACGGAGCCCGATCCCGAGATCCAGGACATCCTGAAGGGCAGTCGCGGTCTCAACTTCGGGATCCGCTACCTGGATGGCGCCCTCAACTTCGATCCCGGCGCGGCCGGTGACCTGGTGGCAGAGGACTTCGCGTCACGGCTGGTGTGGTTGGACGCTTTGGTCACCAACCCCGACCGCACGCACAAGAACCCGAACCTGCTGGTCCACGGTGAGACCCTCTGGCTCATCGACCACGGCGCCGCCCTGTACGCGCACCATCAGTGGAGCGCAGTGGACGACGCCCGTATGCGCACGCCCTTCTCGCCGATCGCTCAGCACGTGCTCCTCGAGCGAGCCGGCGCGCTCGCCGCAGTCGATGAAGCCCTGACCGCTCGCATCACCCCCACGCTACTCGAGGAGGCACTGGCCGCCGTGCCGGATGCGCTACTGCTCGACGAAGTGGGTGGCGCGGATTTCCCCGATGCGCCTACGGCCCGCGCGCGCTACGTGCACTACCTGTCCACCCGCCTGGAGGCACCCCGCGCCTGGGTAGGCGAAGCGCAGGGAGCGCGTGAACGCCTGCGGACGACTCCGCCGCGCCCACTGCGAGCCCGACGATGAGCGGCTGGGTCGACTACGATTTCGCGGTCGTGTGCGTGGTGCCCCACGTGCATCTGTACGGTTCGTCCGCGGTCGGGGTGGTCCTGCACGCCCGGCAGGCCGAGTTCATCGACGCGCGCGTGACGACGGACCCCACCCAACTGGCCGCACGGATCGGAGGCGGAGACGCCACCCGCCTGAGCCGCTACCTGGAGTCCTATCGGGCCGTCGCGCGCGGAGAGGTGGGTAGCCCCCTGGCGCTGCTCCCGCCCTCGGAGCGCTTCCATTGGCTCACTGCCCCGCGCTCCGACCTCATCCAGTGCTCACCCGTGCACTCGGGGCGTAGCCAGGATCCGGCCACCACCCTGGAAGCGCTTTTCCGACAGTACGTCCCGCGCTGAGGGCGGGTCGGTCCGCCCTGGTCGATGAACCGGGGAGAGGCGGGGATCAGTTCAGGTGGCACCCGGCAGCAGACGCAGGCCCGCAGACTGCTGGGCGGCGACGACCCGGCCCGATTCATCCCGCTCGAAGCGGATCTCCGTTCCGTCCTCGACGTCGTACCAGACGTCGTCGGATTCCGCATACAGCGTTCCGCGTGGAGCTCCGTCCACCCTCACGACCAGCGTGTTCCCCTGCGAGGCCAGCTCGACCACGACGGACGGCTGTCCCTCGACGTGGTACGCCCCCGCGAGGGCAGCGAGCACGTCCGCCGGGGGCGATACCCGGGGGCGCACCTGCGGGCGGAAGCCCGGCCATCCGTAGACCGCGGAGACCGCGCGCGTGATCTCGGCGGCCAGGGCGGAGCCCTGATCGCCATTGGTCATCACGGCGATGCCCTGCCCCCCATCGCGGTAGGTGATCCAACTGGCTTTGAACCCGGCGTTGGACCCCCCGTGGCTGAAAATGCGAGCGTCGCCGTTGTTGGAGAGCCCGAATCCCAGGCCCACGTCTTGGTAGCGCTCCGCCCCGCCCCCGTGGGGGGTCAGCATCTGCTCCAACATCGCACGCGACACCACCCCATCCGTGACTGTCCCGTCGAGGATGCCCAGGAGGTGAACCGAAAGGCGCGCCAGCTCCTGCGGCGTGGTCCACAGGCCCGCGGCCGCCTGCTCGGGATAGGTGTGCCATTCCCCCGGCAGCTCGGTACCGTCGCTTCCGTGGGCGCGGGCCGCCTCCGGCCAACGCGCCTCAGGGAGCGGCTGCGCGTACGTCGAGCGCTCCATCCCCACCGGCCGCAGCACGCGCTCTCCCACCACGTCCGCGAACGACCGGC is drawn from Gemmatimonadota bacterium and contains these coding sequences:
- a CDS encoding TspO/MBR family protein produces the protein MTGRAFTVLNGLAFVGVVVLNGLAATGALSGRSIGELANRDPTYFLPADYVFGIWSLIYAGLLGFVVYQALPRPASRATVERVRWLWTINAALNAAWLMAFSFERFLLAWTLMIGLLVDLIFLYGRVHVGGLRPRRGDWWFVSLPFGVYLAWISVATISNTAQLLQVLGWNGLGLPGPTWAMVFMAAATGLAVVFALKRRDVTFGLVVGWALTGIAVRFPDQRPLAATGWVLGLASVAMALWAARPGRQAPNQPTTTPA
- a CDS encoding DUF2007 domain-containing protein, with the translated sequence MTDLVTIARYGYRHEAELAKGFLDNAGIPSQLSIDDVGGMEVGLAFANPARLLVSATEAERAVAVLKDVFPDFEPAN
- a CDS encoding copper homeostasis protein CutC produces the protein MNNPTPPRVLEVCVETRDDLEAALAGGADRIELNRDLAQDGLTPGAGAVSWARARTELPLIVMIRPHHRGFVYSAQEVHAMVEAMATLSALGVDGYAVGPLTAEGTVDASALKTLVAAAAGLDVVYHRAFDHVADRSRGLETLIDHGVVRVLTSGGAPSAVEGVHRIADLVVRAAERIEILPGGGITPSNADAILRGTGCTQLHGTFRLGGMCTDAAAVAQVRQLLHA
- a CDS encoding ECF-type sigma factor, which translates into the protein MPTDPISEVDLLLAQWAGGERTALDRLIPLVYAELREIAHRHRARWSGHNTVSTTVLVHETYLKLSQGGSGHGTHRSHFLAVASRAMRQLLIDYARARQTEKRGGAVEHVSLEAAHLLGGGPSFSESTADVLVALDESLDRLEVEHEREARVIECRFFGDMTSEETAEALGISLSTVKRAWIHARQWLQEDIAVRSRVSIDPASLQSMLSEEGMPQDQLPVPAEIAVPGYRIERRIGGGVCEVYRAIELATGTAVALKIAGATPGGWTTEDVHRRLELEGDALVRLRHPAVARLRSRGRTPAGSPFLALELLEGESLRDRLKRGPLPEAELAEGGAALAEALAEAHALGVVHRDLKPANVYCASRPLLRLFDFGAARHEGVVQTAAGVTVGTLEYMSPEQLTGSDVGPASDIFSLGVLLLEALGCHPFRHPTMRETVQAIRAGAPILVPEGRTGEEALRLRRALSECLAVDPAARPRAGDVARRLGRAV
- the apaG gene encoding Co2+/Mg2+ efflux protein ApaG; the protein is MDIPRDGAVQMMYVEQVTHGMRVGVQPRFVLSESDPSRGRFVFTYDIEIENMGVATGTLLRRHWTIEDEGGPDTEVDGDGVIGVQPTLEPGAVHRYQSFCVLRSPRGAMEGHYTFVRPDGEEFRVEVPRFRLDAGWFGMGTVSDTMN
- a CDS encoding HipA family kinase encodes the protein MSPAPVLPPLPTWEAIRYLVPLKEGGSLPAVVETEGGGLFVVKFRGAGQGAKALIAELIVARLAAALELPVPEVALIELTHDFGRTEPDPEIQDILKGSRGLNFGIRYLDGALNFDPGAAGDLVAEDFASRLVWLDALVTNPDRTHKNPNLLVHGETLWLIDHGAALYAHHQWSAVDDARMRTPFSPIAQHVLLERAGALAAVDEALTARITPTLLEEALAAVPDALLLDEVGGADFPDAPTARARYVHYLSTRLEAPRAWVGEAQGARERLRTTPPRPLRARR
- a CDS encoding DUF3037 domain-containing protein → MSGWVDYDFAVVCVVPHVHLYGSSAVGVVLHARQAEFIDARVTTDPTQLAARIGGGDATRLSRYLESYRAVARGEVGSPLALLPPSERFHWLTAPRSDLIQCSPVHSGRSQDPATTLEALFRQYVPR
- a CDS encoding serine hydrolase — encoded protein: MAVALTAAACASGSDTDSRGGQEARVAAVEEGLLLAVQVEGEAPRTYTIEERMERYHVPGVSIAVVDGGRVVWAKGYGLADTETGVPVTPATLFQAASISKPVGALAVLGLVEEGVLQLDAPVNAALTSWKVPDNEFTADSAVTLRGVLTHSAGLTVWGFPGYARGEELPGNVDVLEGRGNTDPVRVYKVPGTSWQYSGGGYTVMEQVVEDVTRRSFADVVGERVLRPVGMERSTYAQPLPEARWPEAARAHGSDGTELPGEWHTYPEQAAAGLWTTPQELARLSVHLLGILDGTVTDGVVSRAMLEQMLTPHGGGAERYQDVGLGFGLSNNGDARIFSHGGSNAGFKASWITYRDGGQGIAVMTNGDQGSALAAEITRAVSAVYGWPGFRPQVRPRVSPPADVLAALAGAYHVEGQPSVVVELASQGNTLVVRVDGAPRGTLYAESDDVWYDVEDGTEIRFERDESGRVVAAQQSAGLRLLPGAT